From one uncultured Paludibacter sp. genomic stretch:
- a CDS encoding Tetratricopeptide TPR_1 repeat-containing protein — protein sequence MKKILLSILFLLGFQFSFGQWNTDRILTIGKNALYFEDYVLSIQYFNQVIRIKPYLPEPYMFRGMAKINLEDYIGAEQDCTEAIEINPFIPQAYYARGFARNKLNKFSEAIKDFDKALEFSPNNAAILANRIESKEKSKDYEGAIQDLNIYRKLDPKTSGIDYEIGRIKLEQNDTISAIEAFDKYIASDTLSPLGYSIRALLKMQKKDEKGALEDYNNAIKRKSTFVGDYINRGILNVQQNNFKQALSDYNDAIKYDSKNVLAYYNRGLLRANLGDNNNAIGDLSKVVEMDTTNYEARLQKAYLELKVGDLNGAIKDFNVILKKYPFFVPAYYGIAEAKKKGGHKREAEQYRYLGFQIENNKDYYKRKQTIIAKNQMAKEAQKLKSQDNEINIFDKFSADLSDTKEIENKYGSGLRGNIQNTYVEVTNEKNFVLSYYSKEDEIRRTNTYYPAISQYNSEKRLPLSLKITNNEIALTAELINTHFEEINKLSAKISDEPNNFDLYFARAMEFALVQDFNSAIEDLNKTIQLKNNFSAAYFTRANLRYKLIEYQNNTQTKSEQKSTNNLSATDKYKIDFELIMRDYDKTIELNPDFSFAYYNKANVLCTLKDYKSAIKYYTKAIEIDPDFAEAYFNRGLTYLYLNDKNAGSLDVSKAGELGIYKAYNILKRLQE from the coding sequence TTGAAAAAGATACTTCTTTCCATATTATTTTTACTCGGTTTTCAGTTTTCCTTTGGACAATGGAATACGGATAGGATTTTAACCATAGGTAAGAATGCACTTTATTTTGAAGATTATGTATTATCTATTCAGTACTTTAATCAAGTAATTAGAATAAAACCTTATCTCCCGGAACCTTATATGTTTCGTGGAATGGCAAAAATCAATTTGGAAGATTATATAGGTGCCGAACAAGATTGCACGGAAGCCATTGAAATAAATCCTTTTATTCCTCAAGCATATTATGCTCGTGGTTTTGCACGCAATAAACTCAATAAGTTTTCGGAAGCAATTAAAGATTTTGACAAAGCACTGGAATTCAGTCCCAATAATGCAGCTATTTTAGCAAACCGAATAGAATCTAAAGAAAAAAGTAAGGATTATGAAGGAGCTATTCAGGATTTGAATATCTACCGAAAACTCGATCCCAAAACATCAGGCATTGATTATGAAATTGGAAGAATAAAATTGGAACAAAATGACACTATCAGCGCTATAGAAGCTTTTGATAAATACATTGCATCCGACACTTTGAGTCCGCTTGGTTATAGTATACGAGCTTTACTTAAGATGCAAAAAAAAGATGAAAAAGGAGCTCTGGAAGATTATAATAACGCCATAAAACGAAAATCCACTTTTGTTGGTGATTATATAAATCGCGGAATATTAAACGTACAACAAAACAATTTTAAACAAGCTCTTTCCGATTATAATGATGCTATTAAATACGATTCAAAAAATGTATTGGCGTATTATAACAGAGGATTACTACGCGCTAATTTGGGTGACAATAATAATGCTATTGGAGATCTCTCAAAAGTAGTGGAAATGGATACAACAAACTACGAAGCCCGATTACAAAAAGCGTATTTGGAACTCAAAGTGGGCGATTTAAATGGGGCTATTAAAGATTTCAATGTTATTTTGAAAAAATATCCATTCTTTGTTCCTGCTTACTATGGAATAGCCGAAGCAAAGAAAAAAGGCGGACACAAAAGGGAAGCCGAACAATATCGTTATCTTGGTTTTCAGATTGAAAATAATAAAGATTATTATAAACGAAAACAAACGATTATTGCTAAAAATCAAATGGCAAAAGAAGCTCAGAAGTTAAAATCACAAGATAACGAGATAAATATTTTTGATAAATTTTCAGCAGATTTGAGCGATACAAAAGAAATAGAGAACAAATATGGAAGCGGATTACGCGGTAATATTCAAAATACTTACGTGGAAGTTACAAATGAAAAGAATTTTGTTCTTTCTTATTATTCGAAAGAAGATGAAATAAGACGTACGAACACTTATTATCCTGCAATTTCGCAATATAATAGCGAAAAAAGATTACCTCTCTCTTTAAAAATCACCAATAATGAAATTGCGCTTACTGCCGAATTGATTAACACACATTTTGAAGAAATAAACAAACTTTCGGCTAAAATTTCCGATGAGCCAAACAACTTCGACTTATACTTTGCAAGAGCTATGGAATTTGCTTTGGTTCAGGATTTTAACAGTGCTATTGAAGATTTGAATAAAACCATTCAATTGAAAAATAATTTTTCAGCAGCTTATTTTACGCGGGCAAATTTGCGTTATAAACTAATTGAATATCAAAATAACACACAAACAAAATCGGAACAGAAATCTACGAATAATTTATCGGCAACAGATAAATATAAAATTGATTTTGAATTAATTATGCGAGATTATGATAAAACAATAGAACTGAATCCGGATTTTTCATTTGCTTATTATAATAAAGCCAACGTACTTTGCACCTTGAAAGATTATAAATCTGCCATAAAATATTATACTAAAGCCATAGAAATTGATCCTGATTTTGCTGAAGCGTATTTCAACCGAGGATTAACTTATTTATATCTCAACGATAAAAACGCAGGAAGTTTAGATGTAAGTAAAGCAGGAGAACTTGGCATTTATAAAGCATATAATATTTTGAAAAGATTGCAGGAGTAA
- a CDS encoding conserved exported hypothetical protein (Evidence 4 : Unknown function but conserved in other organisms), producing the protein MTRLFFLILNILMFFTYANAQLHGVVKDKTGNVIPGVNVHWYNQPISAVTDIDGHFSIHSNDSVNKLILSNVAYKSDTITVDNTQAVTQGIYVTLDDIKSLKEVEVSARSLGVLRNHISALNVETITSNELRKAACCNLSESFETNASVDVAYDDAVTGAKQIKLLGLSGKYVQMLTENIPNLRGLSSTYGLDYIPGQWMESIQVSKGTASVKNGYEAIVGQINVEYKKPKTAEPLFVNIYTNNLGRAETNVTSAIKVNNNLYTGIFLHASNDFTKLDENKDGFIDMPLVRQYNVANRWHYEKEGYIMQAMIKAISEKRTGGSLDKSYKIGVNTDRYEFSVKNGFLFNNHKNGKINSDNEFYSSLGIILNGSVHNQNAEYGLKNYNGKQNNFYANLIYDMNYGKMHKLSVGTSFNADIYKEEIQTGVLENYNRNEYTPGAFAEYSLLYKNLTALAGLRIDHNSQFGTFVTPRLHLRYGIKDNTYLRLSVGRGFRTPNILAENNFYLASNRKMIIQNNPNQAEEAWNYGITLQNLIPILTKQLSLRTEWYYTDFKHQVVADLDSDPHQVVFSDLNGKSFSSSFQIEANMEIFRNFTATLAHRINNVKTTINGSLREKALTNRSKSLVSLSYLTKLKKWQFDFTTQFNGGGRLPDPDGTDPKWEKEFKPYTLMNAQITKNFKTWSVYTGVENLTGFIQKNPIIDAGNPFGKDFDASMVWGPMNGQTFYVGVRWAIDKKYNN; encoded by the coding sequence ATGACAAGACTATTTTTTTTAATTTTAAATATTTTGATGTTTTTTACCTATGCAAACGCTCAACTGCACGGAGTGGTGAAGGACAAAACCGGAAATGTAATTCCGGGAGTAAATGTGCATTGGTATAATCAGCCTATAAGTGCGGTTACAGATATTGACGGACATTTTTCAATTCATTCCAACGATTCTGTAAATAAGCTGATTCTTAGTAATGTAGCGTACAAATCGGATACAATCACGGTAGATAATACTCAAGCTGTTACTCAAGGAATTTATGTAACATTGGATGATATTAAATCATTGAAAGAAGTGGAGGTTTCAGCACGTAGTTTAGGTGTGCTCAGAAATCATATATCTGCTTTAAATGTTGAAACGATAACTTCCAATGAGCTAAGAAAGGCTGCTTGTTGTAATCTCTCTGAAAGTTTTGAAACAAATGCTTCGGTGGATGTGGCATACGATGATGCTGTTACCGGTGCAAAGCAAATTAAACTGCTTGGGTTGTCTGGGAAATATGTTCAGATGTTAACGGAGAATATACCTAATTTACGTGGTTTATCATCAACTTACGGATTGGATTATATTCCCGGACAATGGATGGAAAGCATACAAGTGTCCAAAGGTACAGCTTCTGTAAAAAATGGTTATGAAGCCATAGTCGGTCAAATTAATGTGGAATACAAAAAACCAAAAACAGCCGAACCGTTGTTTGTTAATATTTACACTAATAATTTAGGCAGAGCGGAGACAAATGTAACCAGCGCTATAAAAGTGAATAATAATCTTTATACGGGTATTTTTCTTCATGCTTCGAATGATTTTACCAAGTTGGACGAAAATAAAGATGGGTTTATTGATATGCCTCTGGTGAGGCAATATAATGTAGCTAATCGTTGGCATTATGAAAAAGAAGGATATATAATGCAGGCGATGATAAAAGCGATATCTGAAAAACGTACCGGAGGTAGTTTGGATAAAAGTTATAAAATAGGCGTAAACACAGACCGATATGAGTTTTCTGTAAAAAATGGTTTTCTTTTTAATAATCATAAAAATGGTAAAATAAATTCTGATAATGAGTTTTATTCGAGTTTAGGTATTATTCTAAACGGTAGCGTACATAATCAAAATGCTGAATACGGCTTAAAAAACTATAATGGAAAACAGAATAATTTTTATGCAAATTTAATATATGATATGAACTATGGAAAAATGCACAAATTATCTGTAGGTACAAGTTTTAATGCCGATATTTATAAGGAAGAGATACAAACGGGAGTTTTGGAAAATTATAATCGTAATGAGTATACCCCGGGCGCTTTTGCGGAATACTCTCTATTGTATAAAAACCTGACTGCACTCGCCGGATTGCGCATTGATCATAATTCTCAATTTGGAACATTTGTTACGCCACGCCTTCATTTACGCTATGGTATTAAAGATAATACGTATCTGCGTTTGTCTGTAGGGCGCGGTTTCCGAACACCCAACATATTGGCGGAAAATAATTTCTATCTTGCCAGCAACCGGAAAATGATAATACAAAATAATCCAAACCAAGCAGAAGAGGCTTGGAATTATGGAATTACACTTCAGAATTTAATCCCGATATTAACTAAGCAATTGAGTTTAAGAACGGAGTGGTATTATACTGATTTTAAACATCAAGTAGTGGCAGATTTAGACAGCGATCCTCATCAGGTTGTTTTTTCTGATTTGAACGGGAAATCATTTTCAAGTAGTTTTCAAATTGAAGCCAACATGGAAATTTTCAGAAATTTTACGGCTACTTTAGCTCATCGCATAAACAATGTAAAAACTACGATAAACGGTTCTTTAAGGGAAAAGGCATTGACCAACCGAAGTAAGAGCTTAGTAAGTTTATCATATCTCACTAAACTAAAAAAGTGGCAATTTGATTTTACTACTCAGTTTAATGGAGGTGGAAGGTTGCCCGACCCGGATGGGACGGATCCTAAATGGGAAAAAGAATTTAAACCATACACATTAATGAATGCTCAAATAACCAAAAACTTTAAAACTTGGTCTGTATACACAGGTGTGGAAAACCTCACCGGATTTATTCAAAAAAATCCGATTATTGATGCCGGCAATCCTTTTGGTAAGGATTTTGATGCATCCATGGTTTGGGGACCTATGAACGGACAGACGTTTTACGTGGGAGTAAGATGGGCGATAGATAAAAAATATAATAATTAA
- a CDS encoding conserved exported hypothetical protein (Evidence 4 : Unknown function but conserved in other organisms) yields MKTKQLLIALVAMFISASVVSAQTAVTTQKTDTKTKTECVKKAECKEHKGDCKEHKGECKKEGTACCKDKKAASQSTTSKEHKGDCKKDNSGCCKSKKAA; encoded by the coding sequence ATGAAAACAAAACAATTATTAATTGCCCTCGTAGCAATGTTTATATCAGCATCGGTAGTGAGCGCTCAAACAGCTGTTACAACTCAAAAAACAGACACGAAAACAAAAACAGAATGTGTGAAAAAAGCTGAGTGTAAGGAACATAAAGGAGATTGTAAAGAGCACAAAGGAGAATGTAAAAAGGAAGGAACTGCTTGCTGCAAAGACAAAAAAGCTGCATCACAAAGTACTACTTCTAAAGAACATAAAGGAGATTGTAAAAAAGACAATTCCGGTTGTTGTAAAAGCAAAAAAGCGGCTTAA
- a CDS encoding conserved exported hypothetical protein (Evidence 4 : Unknown function but conserved in other organisms): MKAKHFLISIVCMFASAFAIYATPKPDTKKTVNLNVSMQCQSCVNRIEKTIGFEKGVKDMEVNLSKKTVKITFDTLKTNLQTLKTSIENLGYNVTEIKNTDKK; this comes from the coding sequence ATGAAAGCAAAACATTTCTTAATATCAATTGTTTGTATGTTTGCAAGTGCATTTGCAATATATGCAACACCAAAACCGGACACAAAAAAAACAGTTAATTTAAATGTTTCAATGCAGTGTCAAAGTTGTGTAAACCGTATAGAAAAAACCATCGGATTTGAAAAAGGAGTGAAAGATATGGAAGTGAATTTAAGTAAAAAGACTGTGAAAATTACTTTTGATACACTTAAAACAAATCTTCAGACCCTTAAAACTTCAATTGAAAATCTGGGTTATAATGTGACTGAAATTAAAAATACAGACAAAAAATAA
- a CDS encoding Peptidoglycan glycosyltransferase has protein sequence MAQTTKRFGTFKKYFWRIFNIGLIASILLFALISIGWIGYLPDIEELQNPKNNFATEIYSSDMQTLGRFYRQSGNRVAINFSEIDKDVVNALIATEDERFYDHSGIDAKAVLRAIFGVMTGSSSSGGGSTITQQLAKQLYSPKAGSIFRRAFQKPIEWVIAVKLERLYSKQEIIAMYLNQFDFNYEAVGIKSAARIYFNTTADNLKIEEAATLIGMCKNPTLYNPVRRPEKTRERRNVVLNQMYKGGYITEAQKESLSKLPLVLHFQRINHKEGLAPYFREYLRQILMAEEPKRSNYADWQKQKYEDDKFAWENNPLYGFCNKNKKPDGTPYNIYTDGLKIYTTIDSRMQTYAEEAVSAHMQALQKEFFREKRGRSYAPFSRALSTKEIEDIMNRAMRQSERYIKMQREGFSKSEIQKAFKTKSDMKVFSYQGMVDTVMTPLDSIRYHKFFLRCGFMSINPSNGHVKAYVGGPDFSAFQYDMVTLGRRQVGSTVKPYLYTLAMSEGMTPCDEELCAPITINTPSGPWTPRNGSTARMGEEVTLRWGLANSNNWISARVMSKFTPEALVKLMRSFGIRGYIDPVVSLALGPCEISVAEMVDAYTAFPSKGIRVDPLYVTRIEDANGNVIGTFTPMMQEIFSELTAYKMIYMLRSVVDEGTGSRIRTRYGLSMPMGGKTGTTQNNSDGWFMGFTPKLVSGVWVGGEDRSIHFDNMAEGQGAAMALPIWALYMKKVLADPRLGYSVDDQFDVPAEYGMSGGCD, from the coding sequence ATGGCTCAAACAACAAAACGTTTCGGTACATTCAAAAAATATTTTTGGCGTATTTTTAATATAGGGTTAATAGCTTCAATTTTATTGTTTGCTTTGATCAGCATTGGATGGATTGGATATTTGCCTGATATAGAGGAACTTCAAAATCCGAAGAATAATTTTGCCACAGAAATTTATTCTTCCGATATGCAAACACTGGGAAGATTCTATCGTCAATCAGGAAACCGAGTTGCTATTAATTTTAGTGAAATTGATAAAGATGTTGTAAATGCGCTGATTGCTACCGAAGACGAACGTTTTTACGACCATTCCGGTATTGATGCCAAAGCTGTATTACGAGCTATTTTCGGAGTAATGACCGGCTCTTCCAGTTCGGGAGGAGGAAGTACTATTACTCAACAACTTGCCAAGCAGCTTTATTCTCCCAAAGCCGGAAGCATTTTTCGTCGTGCTTTTCAAAAACCTATAGAATGGGTTATTGCTGTAAAATTGGAACGACTATATTCCAAACAAGAGATTATAGCAATGTATTTAAATCAGTTTGATTTTAATTACGAAGCGGTTGGAATAAAATCAGCGGCACGCATATATTTTAATACTACCGCCGATAATTTAAAAATAGAAGAAGCCGCCACGTTAATAGGAATGTGTAAAAATCCAACTCTTTACAATCCTGTACGCCGTCCGGAAAAAACACGAGAGAGACGAAATGTAGTCCTTAATCAAATGTATAAAGGAGGATACATTACAGAAGCTCAAAAAGAATCGTTATCAAAACTTCCATTGGTACTTCATTTTCAGCGAATAAATCATAAAGAAGGACTCGCTCCTTATTTTCGCGAATATCTTCGCCAAATTTTAATGGCAGAAGAACCTAAAAGAAGCAATTATGCCGATTGGCAAAAGCAAAAATACGAAGACGATAAATTTGCTTGGGAAAATAATCCGTTATACGGTTTTTGCAATAAAAATAAAAAACCGGATGGAACTCCTTATAATATTTATACCGATGGATTAAAAATTTATACCACTATAGATTCTCGAATGCAAACTTATGCCGAAGAAGCTGTAAGTGCGCATATGCAAGCGCTTCAAAAAGAATTTTTCAGAGAAAAAAGAGGCAGATCGTATGCTCCGTTCTCACGTGCTTTATCTACCAAAGAAATAGAGGATATTATGAATCGTGCAATGCGTCAATCTGAAAGATATATCAAAATGCAGCGCGAAGGTTTCAGTAAATCCGAAATTCAGAAAGCATTTAAGACAAAATCGGATATGAAGGTTTTCTCTTATCAAGGAATGGTTGATACGGTAATGACACCATTGGATTCTATTCGTTATCATAAATTTTTCTTGCGATGTGGTTTTATGTCTATTAATCCAAGCAACGGACACGTAAAAGCGTATGTAGGCGGTCCTGATTTTTCTGCATTCCAATACGATATGGTAACACTTGGACGACGCCAAGTTGGTTCAACCGTAAAACCATATCTATATACATTGGCAATGAGTGAAGGCATGACGCCTTGTGATGAAGAACTTTGTGCTCCGATTACTATAAATACTCCTTCAGGACCTTGGACTCCTAGAAATGGTTCAACTGCACGTATGGGTGAAGAAGTTACTCTACGTTGGGGGTTAGCAAATTCTAACAACTGGATTTCAGCGCGTGTGATGAGTAAATTTACACCGGAAGCATTGGTTAAATTAATGCGTTCATTTGGTATCCGTGGATATATCGATCCTGTTGTTTCATTGGCATTAGGACCATGTGAAATTTCGGTAGCTGAAATGGTTGATGCTTATACCGCATTCCCTTCTAAAGGAATACGGGTGGATCCGCTTTATGTTACGCGCATTGAAGATGCCAACGGAAACGTTATCGGAACCTTTACACCTATGATGCAAGAAATATTCAGTGAATTAACAGCTTACAAAATGATTTATATGCTACGAAGCGTAGTGGACGAAGGAACAGGCTCACGTATTCGCACCCGCTATGGACTTAGTATGCCAATGGGAGGAAAAACAGGGACAACACAAAACAATTCTGACGGTTGGTTTATGGGATTCACTCCTAAATTAGTTTCCGGAGTTTGGGTTGGAGGTGAAGATCGCTCTATCCATTTTGATAATATGGCTGAAGGACAAGGAGCTGCAATGGCTTTACCTATTTGGGCTTTGTATATGAAAAAAGTACTTGCCGACCCCAGATTGGGTTACTCTGTGGATGATCAATTTGATGTACCGGCAGAATACGGAATGAGCGGAGGATGCGATTGA
- a CDS encoding conserved exported hypothetical protein (Evidence 4 : Unknown function but conserved in other organisms), with protein sequence MKKLIVSHFHLIVIAFFFSQSFAQNPKVSRDSIRTVIMTRERQFNIDLNKFGASYAFEKYADENAVINRGKDSLIYGKKAIEHYYSKPVYKKAYAEWKPDFIEVSDDGTFAYTYGKYSWEFIKENGEKVIYSGIFHTVWKRNDKGEWFYVWD encoded by the coding sequence ATGAAAAAACTTATTGTTTCTCATTTCCATCTTATAGTGATTGCATTTTTTTTCAGTCAATCATTTGCACAAAACCCAAAAGTCAGTAGAGACAGCATAAGAACCGTGATTATGACTAGAGAAAGACAATTTAATATCGATTTAAATAAATTCGGGGCATCGTATGCTTTTGAGAAATATGCCGATGAAAATGCTGTGATAAACAGAGGAAAAGATTCTTTAATTTATGGTAAAAAAGCAATTGAACATTACTATTCAAAGCCTGTTTATAAAAAAGCTTATGCAGAATGGAAACCTGATTTTATTGAAGTTTCGGATGACGGAACATTCGCATACACGTATGGAAAATACAGTTGGGAATTTATAAAAGAAAATGGAGAAAAAGTAATTTATAGCGGAATTTTCCATACCGTTTGGAAGAGGAATGATAAAGGAGAATGGTTTTATGTTTGGGATTGA